Proteins encoded by one window of Myripristis murdjan chromosome 1, fMyrMur1.1, whole genome shotgun sequence:
- the pik3r6a gene encoding uncharacterized protein C16orf45 homolog produces the protein MERKRESSHQYGSLERTEWSTGTSKPEDDVVSMADSTITVDDIEGELFKIERIRDVLVRRESELRYMMDDIQLCKEITRLKKELHKLVSLPDNDKSNEDRQKEEELLQQIHKLVETRDFLVDDVEFERLREKEEDKEMADFLKSKFPRTVKKKGVPTRRVTPHAQQSSTPFSKTGLTLLKECCGFTCSIM, from the exons atggagaggaagcgGGAGTCTTCTCATCAATACGGTTCCCTGGAGCGCACTGAATGGAGCACAGGCACTTCCAAACCAG aGGACGACGTGGTGTCCATGGCGGATTCCACCATCACCGTGGACGACATCGAGGGAGAGCTGTTCAAGATTGAGCGGATCCGGGATGTGCTGGTCAGGAGGGAGTCAGAGCTCAGATACAT GATGGATGACATTCAGCTGTGTAAGGAGATCACTCGTCTGAAGAAGGAGCTGCACAAACTCGTGTCCCTGCCAG ACAATGACAAGTCCAACGAGGACcgacagaaggaggaggaactTCTGCAGCAGATCCATAAGCTAGTTGAGACCAGAGACTTCCTGGTGGATGATGTGGAGTTTGAACGGCTCAG ggagaaggaagaagaTAAAGAAATGGCAGATTTCCTCAAGTCCAAGTTCCCAAGAACCGTGAAGAAGAAAG GTGTACCAACCAGACGGGTCACGCCCCACGCCCAGCAGAGCTCCACCCCCTTCAGCAAGACCGGGCTCACCCTTCTGAAGGAGTGCTGTGGCTTCACTTGCTCCATCATGTAG